AAGAGCCCTTCTTGGCCCTTAACCCATTTGGGAAACGACAGTTCTTTTGATGGTACCACGGCCCCCCTAGTTCATATTCTAACATGATCAGCATATGAAAATGACTTCCCACCTAAAGAACACCACTTCCTGCACAACGGTGCGGTTATCTTCATGTTAAAATTCAGGTTGGCCTCGACGGCGCAGAATAGAGCTTGTACCAAACTAGTAATGTGCAATCTccccaacaaaaaatcaaacaagaacatgaatctAGCAATGTGAAGAGGCTGGCGAAGTAAGATTAAGCTTGTACCGAACTAGTAATGTGCAGTCTTGCCgacaacaaacaaacaataacACGAATCTAGCAATGTGAAGCGTATGGCAAAGTAAAATTTCCTCCCCCTCTTTCGCTCAATTTCCCTTGCCCAATCAACATCACCTTCACAATGCCTTCATCTTCAGTCCACTTCAACTGGCAAAGCTTGTCCTTCAGTATGTACATCTTTGTATGTTACCCCAATTTGGACCTTAATAATACAGAAATACCTTGACAGCATCTTACCCGCACAGTAGGCCTCTGAAGTTTCTCAAGCCGTTCCAGGGCATTATTGTCCTGTACACGGATGCAATCTTAACCGCACCGGATTAACCTCCACCATCCATGGTAAGAGTACAGCAAATGGAGACTTACCCATCTGAGGTGAGCTTGCAATCAAGAAATGGAAGGATGCACCTCCTCTGACCTCCCAACAGCGGCCTTCCATAGCCTGCTTGTCTTTCCTTGTTCTCGTTCCACACTTCAGCTGAGAATCTTAATGATATCACGAGAACCCGACTCCTAATACCACCAGACCACAGTGCAATTATCAGGTAGAGTTTATCAAGCAATGAccaatcttttccaacttctgGTCCCTATCTAATAGTTGTTTAATtgcacgatttttttttttttccagcagTTGCCTGTCTTGAAATCAGATGATCAGTTATCTGAATTTTAAATCAAACACACAGATAAGAGGCAGAGATAGGCAAATACTTGTAAACCGGACATGAATTTTGCAGGCATTTCTACTTTGCCAATTGTATTACGTGGGGGGAAAAATAGTCATCAATCACAAGGGAAAGGAATGAACGAATGAATGTTTTCACAATTGAGCTACTCAATCACTCTTTTCCCTATTGTTACGCTCCGCTCCACTTTCTACAAGCAGAGTCAAGATGGCCTCACACATCTCACTAGCATCGGGCTCGCTGGGGTTGTTCTTCCTTGAGGAGTAAACCATCCATGCGTGGTCGAGTTTCTGGTTAGGTCTAATCACAACTGATCCCGGAACTTCGGCATCGCGACACGTCACTACCCCGTCACTTCTCTCACCATACCTCAACTGTAGATGGAGAGCACAAACAGCCATAGCAGCAGAAAGAGGAATGGCAACAGGAACCTGACCTCCTGGCAATACGAGCTCATCTGAGCTTTCACTGCCAAACTTCAGAAGAGGAAGCCATGGAAGCTCTGCATGGGCTATGTGAGTCATTGTTGCAAGTACACCTGGGGCTATACTTGCTTCGGAATGGAAAGAAATAAGAGGAATTTCATCTGGAAGCTTGTTTTTCAGGATAAACTCCTTCCTCTTTTCATACGTGAGGTCCTCCAATGCTTGTATATCACCCTAAGACAGGTGACCAATAGATTTATCAAGTCAACAAAACAGAACAAGAACAGGCCAGGAAGATTATCATTGATGCAACATGAATTTCATCATACAAGGAGCTGAAACAgagaacagaaaagaagaagtggaTAAAAGCAGCAAGAAGGAAAATCTCCTCAGATTAAACTTTCTGAAACTTTATTGGTTACGGAAAAGGCTTACTAGTTGTCAATGAAAAAGTTTTCATGTAAGGTGAAATGCATATGGTAACATTCATCACTGATCACGTTTGCATTTCTGCAAATCATTGAGAAAGCATTCCCAAACTTGCTGGACCAATGATGTAACAAATTTAAATAAGTCATGTTCATAAACAGAACAAAATTAATAGGATTTAAACCAAATAAAGAACTAAATGAATCCTTGACAGTTCTATGTCCTGTGCAATCAGCTTGTCCTTCCAAAGTTCACTTAGTCCAGCTTTATGCTGGCAAATGCCCAGGGTAAATTTGTCCAGCTTACATATCcataaaagaataaaagtttaagaataaATGAAGTTAAAGTCATCTTGCAAAAGAATGCCATAGTTCAAAGAATGATCCAAATGAGACCCTGGAAATACATATGCACTTATGTGTTTTATGGATATATACATGTACTGTTATATATGTTTTATATCCCCATGAATCTAACTATACTGCATTTGGATATCCTCTTGCAGTTATACAGACTTATTTACACATTTGACTGTCTACATGCATGTCAGTTGTATTGTGTGTTATGAGCAGTTAATACATACTGTATGCACACTCTATTTTCCCAAGTTTGTGAGGTTGGATTAGGATGTGATTGGAAGGCATTGTCATCACAGAGCCTTCTGTGAGTCATTAAATTCTTTTAGGATAGTTGATAATCTTGATGAATCTCTAGGCTTTCCATTATTTTTCTGCTGCCGAAATGTTTTGCATGTAATGAAATGGAAATAGTTGAGTTGCCATCTCATACAAGGTCATCAGGATCAATTCTTTCAGTGAATAGAGTACCTTAATTAGCTTGCAAATTATAAGCTCCATTATCCTCCTGGTTTCTTTGTCAGCAATCTGGCCCTTGCGAAGTATATCAGAAGCTACAGGAGTGCCGCCATATGGGCTCTGAACCAGTGCCAATCCAGCAACTTTTCCTTTCAAGCTGTCCCAGAACATTGACAAGGCAGCTGCAGCATCCACCCCACCTTTGCTGTGCCCTAATAATATCACACGCTTGCCTGAACCCCAGTAGAGTTCCTCGATATATTGCTTTAGTTCATATGCATTGTGCTCCACAGAAGCCTTCATAGAATAAGATTTAAAGAATCACAAGTGATTGTCCAACACCATAAGCTATGCTGGAAGATAGTAGAATTTGGTGAAAAGAACATATATGCAAAATAACCTATACAATTTGATGAGTCGGGAAGAAAATAAATGCGCTAATGGTCTCTTCACTGAAAAAATTTAGTAGCCTCAATACTTAATTACCTCACTATGGATTTTTGCTATGTGACATGTCAAGCCCATTTTTGAGAAGAACCTCTTGGTGCCAACAAAGTATAAGGGACCATGATTGCTAAAGAGACCtgaaaaaaagttcattttttaatgcCAACTGAAGGGAGTTAAACAAGAATGTTGAAATTGCACGAAGAACAAAGAACCCTAACATACCTGGAATGAGTAGATAAATGAAAGAGTTGGGCAGTCTGTGCTCCCCATTCCTGAGGAAATTGAGAAAGTAAGAACATGGTAGTCATCAAACCCATGTACCAATTGACATAGATTAAAAGCAACATAATCTAACACTGAGAAGAAAGCAACAAAATCATCTGGCAAAGATGTATTAAATTGGGTCGAAGATAGCCAAGCCAAATCAGGTTGTCTGGAGGACATCAAACACTATAAAGGGAGGTAAAATGACCATTCAAGCACTGATTAAGAAACAAATATACAGTCACGTGGAAATGGAGATGATGATGTCTATTGCAAAGAAACCACAATTTCATGCTTGAAGTAAGAGTGAGATGAACATTGTGAATATCGGATACCTTATAGCTTCAAGAATTTCTAAAAATCTTGAAGTGCCATCCTCAACTGGAGCCATATCAGGATTATATTGCAACCATCCGATATCATCAGAGGAACCATGCAATGTCCTTTGAACTCGAGAAATAATACTGAAATGCAAGAGTAAATGTACATCCAGAATGAGATGCTGGAGCATAATCACACCATAGATTCTCTAGTGCACACATCTTAGTGTTTTACTCATTCAAATGCAAACACTCGTTACCTACTGAGTTGAAGTTGTGTGCATCTGACATAAGAGAAAGAGACCCTCCAAGAAGCCACAGCAAACTTACAGGCAAGTTTCAGACAAAGTAAAGGGATCATCAACCTAGACACaggcaaagaaaaataaggataaACAAGGAGGAAAGCAGAACACAGGAAGACAAACTGCAGGATAATTCCATTTGCCAACAAGAGAGAATGAGGTTTTAGGGAACATTAGCATGACTAGATCAAAATGATTGAGAATATGTAGTGCATGAGTTCTCCAAAGTTACCGCTGTAAAATAGATTCTCAACAGTGCAAAGAACCATAAAGCACAACAGAGATTACAAAATGGGAGACAAACCACAAATAATGTGGTAATACAAGCCCATGCTTGGAATACGTCATGCCTATCTCTTTTGGAAGTAAGAAGCAAGAAGTTTGAGCCATACCCCTGAAAAATGAAGGGGACACCCCTAAAACTGTCATACATTTCAACAACTTTAAATCTTGCATTCCCAAGAAGTTCTTCCTCGACAACCACGGATCTGTTTTCATGGATTCCAGGACTTGAAGATGATGGACCATCCTCAAAAGCAGATTTATATGTACAGTCCACTGAAGATATTGGGTGGCAACCAGAAAAGGCCACCAAGTCTTCTGAGTATCTATTAACATCTCTTAGGACAAGATTTTCTGGACCATTCAAAACGAAAAGGAAAGCATGAACAGAAATTTCTTCCACAGATATgagagaaaattaaaaggagGGATGAGAAATCCTGATGCTGAACAACAAGAATCTATGTAGTAATAACAATTATATAACTGACAGAATTCGCACAGCAGAAAAGGGAGCCAGAAAATGAAACTTaccaataaagaaaaagaattgctGAGTAATATGAGAGCTCACTGCCAGAATATGAGAGAAAATATCATTCACTGACGAGCAGAGCCCCAGGTTATCAAGTGGACATATTATATTTCTCAAGGCGTGGCAAGGGGCCTGATATAAAGGCCATAAATTAGACCtggaaaagaaatatcaaaCTTGGAAACGAAATGATATGAGTCCACAAAACAAGATGTGAACGTCACTTAAACTGGCTGTGATCTAGAAATGCCATTCAACGGATCATTGTATGATGGCAACTGAACATCTTCCAGTGATGTCTTCGAACAAAGGGGTAAAATAACAAATTAACTAGAAAGCTGCAGCAAACTACTTGAAAATCCTATCACAATCGATATTTTAAGATGAaaacttcaaaatatcatgaACTCAGTTACATTGAGAATCCAAGAATTTCAGGCCTTCTCATATAAGACTCGCTATAAGAATAGCTTGTATTGATACAGTACACATCTGGAAGCAAAATCTTGATCTATAAACGTATCTCACCGTATCTGCTAGCTTATACCCATGTCCATCAAGAATGCAAGAATTTGGCACATTTCCAACCTGATAAGAATCAGTAGAAAGAACAAACGTAAGCTTATGAAATTCAACTAAGAGATCTTACACCACACACTGTGTTATAAATAATTACGCAGATTTCTACTACTCACAGAGGTATAAGTTTCAGATGTCTCATTGTTGTTGTAATaatcacccatcaacacatAAGCTCCGGGAAATGTACCTTTATGCATGGAAACATAAACATACCTTCAGAAGTGTAAAGTTGATATAGTAAAAGGAGCTACATGCAAAAGAAACGTATTATAAATAACATCAGACGAAGGTAAAGGCCGGCAAGTTATTTCAGGGCTCATGTGTTTTGGACCGATAAAAAGATTAACCAGAGAATATTGAGGAGTCCCATATTCATCTAGCCTCTCTGAACTGGTACATCTACGCATGTAACTTTACGCCTAAGCGAAAAGAATCCAGAAGCAAGAATCTTGGCATGAGTTTGCTGATATTGAAGTTCCATATTCTACAGCTGTTCATAATCACGACCTTACGACATAAACATTGCCGTCATCCGCAGTTCACTCCACAGCACATTCCACGGTCaacaacaagaagcaaaaagcaaaCTTAAATTGCTACACAGCCTGTCCCAAATACACCAGAAAAACCACGATTCCACATGAGATGGCACAGCTCAAAAGGCACCGGACAGAAAAGATGAGGCAAATACAGAGCAGATGTGAATCAGatacagaaaaaaagaaggggcaaACTCACTCTCAGACATTGCagatgagaaggaaaagaaacacAGCCAAGAAAAGGGTGGAAACTTACCCAAACGAAGTTCCAAAATGCAAGGAGGCGGCGGCTCAAATCTGACCAAGCCACACACAGAACGTGGTCACATAAATAGACCccccccagaaaaaaaaaaataaaaaaatcctggCTTTCCCCCAAAAATCTTGGGGtgtaaataaagaaagagagagacgaaCCGAACGAGAAGAGAGTCATGGAAACGGAGTGGgagcaattaaataattgccTATCTTTATccactttgcttcttttttccttccactTCCAAGCGTTCCCCACCAGGGCCACCACCTTGAGGTCACCTTTAAGCATTACCCACAAGaaagaatcaataaaaaaatggcttctttctcttttgggtTACGCAAGATCGAAGCAACCGATGCCAGAAGGAGCACCCCACGCGAATCGGATAAAAAGCAGAGCTCCCTGCGGTCAACTCGAGAAACACTGACAAACCTTTAGTTCTTTTTGTCTATAACCGGAAACGAGAACTTGGGACGGGACAACCGGTCTTCCAGCGCTCGAAGTCAGTCGCTGCGTTTGGTCGCGCCTCGACGACAAACGAGGGGTGGCAGGATCGAACACCTGGCGTGCTCGGGACGATCGAACTATCCATGACACGATCATGCGTCGACGTCGGACCCACTTCTGGACCCACTTCTCCTTCGTAAGGATGACGATTTACGGGACGACCCAGAGGCAAGACGCGACATAATTAAGGAACAACGTCAAATATCACTCGATGGTAAACTCCAGACATCGGTTTGTTTCTGCCGTAACCTGGTCATTTTGCTCGTTCAATCAAAATTcggattaatattataaaaagctCAAATTGATAATTCAATAAATACGTGACATATCTATTTTAAACTAATAAGTCCAATCCAAATATACCCTTTGTTAACATTTTGTTCTGTATTGCGTTAAAATGTATACATGTAATCACCACGCCGACATATGAGTGGAATCACATATTGAATGAAAGGTAAATTTGCTTCAATGATACTAATTTGGAATATGTCGCAATAGTATTGGTTTGGAATTTTATCGTGAGAAAAGATTACTTTTAATAAATGTAGTGTGAGATACCAAGTTTGGACTTTTAGTAGTGTTGACCCAAAAGTCTCCATGTAAAAGCATTTGGACATGCGGACCCGTTCGCGTAATATGAATTAAAAAGTCGAAGCGCATGATCACATTGGTTCACTTCATCCTCATCTTTCTTTACGAGCTGGTTTTGAATCCTGAACGCTTGGTCATGGAGCATTTCATAGCAAAATCACTAGTTGCTGCAGAAAAACTTCAAGATCAAAGATCTTGATTTCTTTTAGTAGACGAAAATGGTTAAAAGTAGGCATGTACAAGAACGCTACATACACTTGATGCATGACACAACAACAAGAGCCTCCACATATCCCATCTCACAGTGACACACAAATGTAAAGCTCCCCTGTATGAGCAAAAGGCCATGATCGTGCTCACTCACCTTCAAGATCCATTTCTCCTTTGAGTAGAATCGCCCTCATCTTGTTTCTCACTTGGTTTCCTAGATCAAAATGCTCGTTGAGAAAGGTTCCGAAGAACTATCTAAGTTTGATCTGGAACACTCTGTTGTACCAAATTGAATGGAGTGTCATGTAAAACAGGTCGTACTTTACAGGCTTTGCATGCCATAGAAAATGCCGCTGAACCTTTCTTACTCTGAGCTGCATCTCCCGGTACTTCTCTTCTGGTATTGAAAGCAATGTGTTCTTCAGATTGGGAATGTCCTTCTCGGCCAGAATTATGGAGAAGGCCCCCCAATCGAGAACCTCAAAAAATGGCGGCACGAAGTTGTCGGATATTATCACCGGCACGCATTCGTAAAAGATGGCTTCGACCACACGTGGGCTGTTCACCTCATAACCCTTGGGGCATATGCAGTATTTACTACTCTTCATGTATCGGATGTAGCTCATCTTGCTTGCAACACCAGGAGGCATCGGACCAAAGATCTTCATATCGGGGTCTTTATCTTTCCAATGTTTAAGCAGAATTGTTCGTAAATACCCGTGATTGCTACCAGCATAAAAGGCAAGAATGCGCCTCTGAGACGGAGGTTTTCCACCAAGATCTCTGAGAGGATTTCTTGCAGAACGGACATATGTTTCCGGTAGAGACACATCTCTCCCTATTTTGAAGCCTGCAGTTACATCAGCGTTGCATAGTGCTTTGATGCATCGTTCCATGTGATGCCTTGTCTCGTAAGGAGCCTGAAACAAACCAACACTGGAAATAAGACTCGGGTGTGGAAAGGCTGATAGCATTGATAATCAAAAGAATTGCGATCACGCAAACTTTTACATCTCTATCAAAACATTTTAATGTAAGAAGCCCAGCTCAACACAGAACTTTTTAGTACTTCAAGTTCATCACAACTGGCTCTGCAAGCCACACAaataaaggaaacaaaacaTCAACAGCGTACCCAGTCATGACAGGCCACCAAAAAATGATCGGCCCCTCCTGTTCTGTTGAAAAATGGGTATCTTGCTGATATCTTGTCAGTATACTGCTTTAGATATTGACGTAGGTTTGTCCGATTGTGAGAATTTCGAACATAAACTGCATATTCTAGCATTCGCGAACTGAATGGCATATAGAACAAGTGAGCTTTTCGAGGATCCTTCACTAGGAATTGCTTGTTCCCCTTCATCAGCTTCATAAACCATCCTTCTGAAGCATATAAGCCTTTGAGTATTGGTTGATGGAAGACGGGTCTTTCTCCTTCCTTGTAAATGTAGACTTTAAGAATCTGTTCCATGAGCTGGTAACTCCTAAAATacattcaaaaattttcaatttcaaatgaGAATCACAAGCATCCTTGCCTGCTATGTATGCACAAATATTGGAAAGAAAGATGTAGATCGGTCACAAATTTAACAAGACAAGATAATTGTAGCCTGAAGAGAAGGCCTGGACCTGTTGTTTATATTCTGTGCTTAGCCATCAACTTATACTCAAGCTAAGTAAAGTAAGTTCTGATAAAGGTCCAGTTCTCGTTGGCTTAGTGAAAAATAATTGCTGTGAACTTGTTGACATGGGAGCTACGGAGGCATCTCACAGTCGAATAGTAAAAGAGCTTGATTTAGCATCTCCATGTTTCTGGAAGTAAGTGGATAAGGTGAATAGCCACATAATTCACTACAGCTGCTCCAAGGACAAATTGAAACTAAAGCATCTTACTCAGGTCAATAAGCCAAAAAATAGCTCCTCATGATGACGCATCATCTATGCCCCcataaaagtgcaattgcaGGCCATGAAATATTGGAACTTCTGTTTAGACAGTTAGTTGATAAAGGACTACACTGCATGGAAGCAGGAAATGGATTTTGAAACTTCCTGCAGCAATTACAAACAGCAACTGGCTGCTATACACAATTCTTATAGTACAATTCTAACTCAGCAGAGGCAAATCACTATAACTCCATCCTCTACTGTTGAGGCCTCCACTAACATGACTAAGATTAATAATGctgaagcaaaaataaatgcaatttaagCACATCAGCATTCACTATGCAAGACAC
This genomic stretch from Eucalyptus grandis isolate ANBG69807.140 chromosome 3, ASM1654582v1, whole genome shotgun sequence harbors:
- the LOC120292128 gene encoding LOW QUALITY PROTEIN: uncharacterized protein LOC120292128 (The sequence of the model RefSeq protein was modified relative to this genomic sequence to represent the inferred CDS: deleted 1 base in 1 codon; substituted 1 base at 1 genomic stop codon) gives rise to the protein MECHVKQVVLYRLCMPXKMPLNLSYSELHLRYFSSGIESNVFFRLGMSFSARIMEKAPQSRTSKNGGTKLSDIITGTHS
- the LOC104436581 gene encoding uncharacterized protein LOC104436581 isoform X1; translation: MGDYYNNNETSETYTSVGNVPNSCILDGHGYKLADTAPCHALRNIICPLDNLGLCSSVNDIFSHILAVSSHITQQFFFFIENLVLRDVNRYSEDLVAFSGCHPISSVDCTYKSAFEDGPSSSSPGIHENRSVVVEEELLGNARFKVVEMYDSFRGVPFIFQGLMIPLLCLKLACKFAVASWRVSFSYVRCTQLQLSSIISRVQRTLHGSSDDIGWLQYNPDMAPVEDGTSRFLEILEAIRNGEHRLPNSFIYLLIPGLFSNHGPLYFVGTKRFFSKMGLTCHIAKIHSEASVEHNAYELKQYIEELYWGSGKRVILLGHSKGGVDAAAALSMFWDSLKGKVAGLALVQSPYGGTPVASDILRKGQIADKETRRIMELIICKLIKGDIQALEDLTYEKRKEFILKNKLPDEIPLISFHSEASIAPGVLATMTHIAHAELPWLPLLKFGSESSDELVLPGGQVPVAIPLSAAMAVCALHLQLRYGERSDGVVTCRDAEVPGSVVIRPNQKLDHAWMVYSSRKNNPSEPDASEMCEAILTLLVESGAERNNREKSD
- the LOC104436581 gene encoding uncharacterized protein LOC104436581 isoform X2: MGDYYNNNETSETYTSVGNVPNSCILDGHGYKLADTAPCHALRNIICPLDNLGLCSSVNDIFSHILAVSSHITQQFFFFIENLVLRDVNRYSEDLVAFSGCHPISSVDCTYKSAFEDGPSSSSPGIHENRSVVVEEELLGNARFKVVEMYDSFRGVPFIFQGIISRVQRTLHGSSDDIGWLQYNPDMAPVEDGTSRFLEILEAIRNGEHRLPNSFIYLLIPGLFSNHGPLYFVGTKRFFSKMGLTCHIAKIHSEASVEHNAYELKQYIEELYWGSGKRVILLGHSKGGVDAAAALSMFWDSLKGKVAGLALVQSPYGGTPVASDILRKGQIADKETRRIMELIICKLIKGDIQALEDLTYEKRKEFILKNKLPDEIPLISFHSEASIAPGVLATMTHIAHAELPWLPLLKFGSESSDELVLPGGQVPVAIPLSAAMAVCALHLQLRYGERSDGVVTCRDAEVPGSVVIRPNQKLDHAWMVYSSRKNNPSEPDASEMCEAILTLLVESGAERNNREKSD